From Halomicrobium salinisoli, the proteins below share one genomic window:
- the serA gene encoding phosphoglycerate dehydrogenase, with protein sequence MKVLVTDPIADAGLERLREAGHEVETAYDVEGEELLDAVADANAMIVRSGTEVTEEVFEAAPELIIVGRAGIGVDNIDIEAATDHGVIVANAPEGNVRAAAEHSVAMAFATARSIPQAHQRLRDGEWAKGDFLGTEVNNKTLGVVGFGRVGQEVAKRLDPLGMDLVTFDPYISEERAERLGAELVDSLDELLKRSDFITIHTPLTDETENMIGEEELAQLEGGYVINCARGGIVDEPALAEAVEDGILKGAAIDVFADEPVDPDNPLLDVDDVVVTPHLGASTEAAQENVATSTADQVVAAFNDEPVANALNAPSMDEASFPVIQPYLELADTAGEIAVQLFEGRVESVEVTYAGDIADEDVDIVTATALKGVFEPLESSINAVNAERIAEERGIDVTESKTSTSEDFQSLITVTVSDGEGSVSVSGTQFAGEDPRIVRIDGYRVDAIPHGHMLVARNEDVPGVIGFIGSVLGDHDVNIAGMFNAREAHGGEALTVYNLDDPVTDDVLEELHEDARIIETKYISLDNGD encoded by the coding sequence ATGAAGGTACTCGTGACGGACCCGATCGCGGACGCGGGTCTGGAACGGCTGCGCGAGGCGGGCCACGAGGTCGAGACCGCCTACGACGTGGAGGGCGAGGAACTGCTGGACGCCGTGGCCGACGCCAACGCCATGATCGTCCGCTCGGGGACGGAGGTCACCGAGGAGGTCTTCGAGGCCGCGCCCGAGCTGATCATCGTCGGCCGGGCCGGCATCGGGGTGGATAACATCGACATCGAGGCCGCGACCGACCACGGCGTCATCGTGGCCAACGCGCCGGAGGGCAACGTCCGCGCCGCCGCGGAACACTCCGTCGCGATGGCGTTCGCCACGGCCCGTTCGATCCCGCAGGCCCACCAGCGCCTGCGCGACGGCGAGTGGGCCAAGGGCGACTTCCTCGGCACCGAGGTCAACAACAAGACCCTGGGCGTCGTCGGCTTCGGCCGCGTCGGCCAGGAGGTCGCCAAGCGCCTCGATCCGCTGGGGATGGATCTGGTCACGTTCGACCCCTACATCAGCGAGGAGCGCGCCGAGCGCCTCGGCGCCGAACTCGTCGACAGCCTCGACGAGCTGCTGAAGCGCTCCGACTTCATCACCATCCACACGCCGCTGACCGACGAGACGGAGAACATGATCGGCGAGGAGGAGCTCGCCCAGCTGGAAGGCGGCTACGTGATCAACTGCGCTCGCGGCGGCATCGTCGACGAGCCCGCCCTCGCCGAGGCCGTCGAGGACGGCATCCTCAAGGGCGCCGCCATCGACGTCTTCGCGGACGAGCCGGTCGACCCGGACAACCCGCTGCTCGACGTCGACGACGTCGTCGTCACGCCGCACCTCGGCGCCTCGACGGAGGCCGCCCAGGAGAACGTCGCCACCTCCACGGCCGACCAGGTCGTCGCCGCGTTCAACGACGAGCCCGTCGCCAACGCGCTGAACGCCCCGTCGATGGACGAGGCCTCGTTCCCCGTCATCCAGCCGTACCTGGAACTGGCCGACACCGCCGGCGAGATCGCGGTCCAGCTGTTCGAGGGCCGCGTCGAGTCCGTCGAGGTCACCTACGCCGGCGACATCGCCGACGAGGACGTCGACATCGTCACCGCCACGGCGCTGAAGGGCGTCTTCGAGCCGCTGGAGAGCTCCATCAACGCCGTCAACGCCGAGCGCATCGCCGAGGAACGGGGCATCGACGTCACCGAGTCCAAGACCAGCACCTCCGAAGACTTCCAGAGCCTGATCACGGTGACCGTCTCCGACGGCGAGGGCTCCGTCAGCGTCTCCGGCACCCAGTTCGCCGGCGAGGACCCCCGCATCGTCCGCATCGACGGCTACCGCGTCGACGCCATCCCCCACGGCCACATGCTCGTGGCCCGCAACGAGGACGTTCCCGGCGTCATCGGCTTCATCGGCTCCGTGCTGGGCGACCACGACGTCAACATCGCCGGCATGTTCAACGCCCGCGAGGCCCACGGCGGCGAGGCCCTGACCGTCTACAACCTCGACGACCCCGTCACCGACGACGTCCTCGAGGAACTCCACGAGGACGCCCGCATCATCGAGACGAAGTACATCTCGCTGGACAACGGCGACTGA